From a region of the Zingiber officinale cultivar Zhangliang chromosome 4B, Zo_v1.1, whole genome shotgun sequence genome:
- the LOC121976003 gene encoding photosystem I subunit O-like yields MAAATSSVTGLALPSLNNGFLKPQVAARVSLQQKPTSGPGKFTCSFPRDWLRTDLNVIGFGLIGWIAPSSIPVINGKSLTGLFFESIGAELAHWPTGPALTSQFWLWLITWHIGLFLTLTFGQIGFKGRTEDYFSK; encoded by the exons ATGGCAGCAGCGACCTCCTCTGTCACAGGCTTGGCTCTTCCGTCACTGAACAATG GTTTCCTGAAGCCTCAAGTGGCTGCCAGAGTCTCTCTGCAGCAGAAACCGACCTCAGGCCCCGGGAAGTTCACCTGCAG CTTTCCGAGAGATTGGCTCCGCACTGACTTGAACGtgatcgggttcgggttgatcggatgGATCGCGCCGTCGAGCATCCCGGTGATCAATGGCAAGAGCTTGACCGGGCTGTTCTTTGAGAGCATCGGCGCGGAGCTGGCTCACTGGCCGACAGGACCAGCTCTCACTTCACAATTTTG GTTGTGGTTGATCACATGGCATATTGGTCTGTTCCTCACCCTCACTTTTGGACAAATAGGCTTCAAGGGAAGGACTGAGGACTACTTCAGCAAATAA